ATGGGAGGGAGCGCACAGATGGGCTTTACGGTGTTGATCGTGGACGACGAACTGATGCCCCGCACGGTTTTGTGCCGGCGGCTGCCCTGGGCCGGGCTTGGCGTGAGCCGGGTGGAGCAGGCCTCGGACGGGGAGGAGGGGCTGGAACAGGCGCGGCAGTGCCGGCCGGACATCGTGATCAGCGACATAAAAATGCCGCGGAAAAACGGATTGGAAATGGCGGCCGCCGTGCGTGAATTTTTGCCGGCCTGCCAGTTTGTGTTTTTGAGCGGCTACTCGGACAAGGAGTATCTCAAGGGCGCCATTCGGGTGAAGGCGGCCAGCTATGTGGAAAAGCCCATTGACCTGGAGGAGATCGAAGGGGTGCTGCGCGGGGTTTTGGAGGAGCTGCAGGCCCAGGCGGGGCCGGACCCGCGCAGAGTGTTTTTTCGGGGGACCGGCGAGGCCGGACCCCCGCTGAACGACCGGTCGTTCAGCGGGGGCAAAAGCCGGATCAGCGAGCTGGACCGGCTGATCAAGCACCAGAAAAGGCCCGAGGCCGAGGCCGCGCTGCGCCGCCTGGAGGAGGAGATGTTCCGCTGCGAGGGCACCGACCCGGAATACCTGCGGCATGTTTACTGCCAGATCGTGTTTTTGTTTCTGGCCGCGGCCGAGAGCCACAACATCACCACGGTGACCGAAAAGACGGATTTCCTTTTATATACCGCGGCCAAGCAGGAAACGCTGGCGCAGCTGTGGGAGGCCCTGTGGCAGACCGAGCGGGAATACTTTGCCGTGGCCGAGCCGCAGGATATGGACGTGCCCGCGCGGGTGGAGCGCTATCTGGAGCAGCGCTACCCGGACAGCGGCCTTACCATTCAGCAGATGGCCGCCGACCTGGGCTTTGCCCACACCTACCTGTGCGCGGCGTATAAAAAGAGCTGCGGCAAGACCATCAACCAGCGGCTCACCGAGCTGCGCCTGCAGCACGCCAAGGAGCTGCTGGTGCGCTCGCGGCAAAAGCTGTATGAGGTGGCGAACGCAGTCGGCTATGGGGACGGCAAGTATTTTGTAAAGCTGTTTACCCGTGAGACCGGGCTTTCGCCCAGGCAATACCGGGCGAGGCACTGCCATGAGGAATAGGCTGTTCCGGTGGCTCTCGCCCTCCCGCGGGCGGCTGCGCACCAAGCTTTTGTGGGTCTACTTTTTGCTGGTGGCGCTGCCGCTGGGCCTGTTTACCCTGTATGCATACCTGCGGGTGCGCGGCGCGGTGGAGCAGCAGACCTTTGCCGCCGCGCAGAACGCGTTTGACGACACCCGCCTGTCGCTGCAGCAGATCTTCAGCGAGCTGGACGGGGTGCTGGGAATCCTGTCCAGCGACCCGCTGGTGTATGCCATGGCCTCCAACGACCCGGGCGATTTTACATACATCCGGCGGCTGGAGGACTCGGATCAGCTCTCGCTGACCTTCCGGCACCTGTGCGATTTGTCCGGCGTGGGGCGCATCCGGCTGTACGTAAACAACGATTACCCCTACGCTGCCAGCCAGAGCGGCATCGTGCAGATCAGCGAGGTGGAAAACAGCGGCTGGTTCGGCCTGCTGTCGGAGCAGGGCGGGCGGCGGTGGTTTTCGCCGCCGGATTTTGCCGACCAGCCGGCCGGCGAGCGGGAATGGTATTCGTCGATGCAGGTGATCTATAACCCGCGGGAGGTGAACACCCCGTTGGCGGTGCTGCGGGCGGACGTGGACGCCGGGCGCATTGCCAGGCTGGCGGGGGATACCTCGATCACCGAGAACGGAACGCTTTTTTTGCTGCGCGGCAGCGAGGTGCTGTACAGCACCTCCCCCGCCCCTGCCGGGGCGGACCTGGCGGAGCTGGTGGGGAACCTGCCGCCCTGCGGCAGCGGCCGGTGGGACCGCATCCGGGTGGGAGGAAAGAGCTATTACGCCCAGTGCAGCGCCCTGAGCGACCCCACCTGGCACATGGTGAGCGTGCTGCCCACAGACGATGTGCTGCGGCTGAGCCGGCAGCTGCGCACCGGCATGCTGCTGGTGGTGATCGTGCTGGCCGTGGCGGCCTACGCCCTGGCTTATACCATCAGCCGGTCGTCCCTGGAGCGGATCTCGCTGCTCACCCGCACCATGCAGGCGGTGGAAAAGGGGGATGTGACGGCCCGGCTGGAGCCCATCGGCGACGATGAGATCGCACAGCTGATGGGGAGCTTCAGCCAGATGATGGAGCGGATCGACACCCTGATGGAGGAAAAGGTGGAGCAGGGCCGCCAGATCAAGAACCTGGAGCTCAAAGCCCTTCAGGCGCAGATCAACCCCCATTTTCTGTACAACTCGCTGGACCTGATCAACTGCACGGCCATTGCCAACGACGTGCCCCAGATCAGCCATATGGTGCACGAGCTGAGCCAGTTTTACCGGCTCTCGCTCAGCCGCGGGCGGGAGGTAATCCCGCTGGCGGACGAGCTGCGGCACGCGCAGCTGTATGTGGACATCCAGAACATGCGCTTTGAGGGCCGGGTGCGCGCGGAGTGGCAGCTGGACCCGGCCGCCGGCCGCTGCCGGGTCATTAAGATCATTTTGCAGCCCCTGATCGAAAACGCCATCATCCACGGCATTTTTGAGACCCCCGCCAAGACCGGCCGCCTGCTGGTGCGCACCTGCCGGGAAGAGGGGCGGGTGGTGATTGTGATTCAGGACGACGGCGCCGGGATGGACGAGGCCACCCGGCTTGCCAATTTTGCGCCCCCGCCCCCCGGCGGCATTGCGGAGACGGTGGGAGGGTACGGCGTGCGCAATATCTACGACAGGCTGCGCATCGCCTACGGCGCGCCCTACGGCCTGTTCTGCGAGAGCAGGCCGGGCAAAGGCACCACCGTGACGGTGATCATTCCGGCCATTGAGCCGGAAGAGCCAGAGGAGGAAGACGCTTTATGAAATATTCGGTTTTTACAGACGCGGACTGGATTTACCCCGACTCGCCCCATGGGGGCGGGGATGAGGTGCGGCTTTCCGCGGCGCGGGGCGGGCACGCCGGCGCCCAGATCCTGGGGGAGGCGCCCGCCGCACCGGTGCGGCTTCGCTTTGCCTGGCGGCAGAGCGGCGGCCCGCGGGTGCAGCTTTACCAGCTGGCCCCGGTGGGCGTGAACGAGAACACCTCCCCCACCCTGATGACCACCACCGATTACGAGAGCTGCAGGGCGTTCGTCACCCGCCGCGCGCCGTTTGAGGTGTACGACGCACTGCGCCCGGTGGAGGAGGGCCTGGCGGAGGGGCGTTTGGCTTTGTATCTCTGCGCCGAGGCGGCGCCCGAACAGGCGCCCGGCGTTTACACCGGGGAACTGGTGATTGCCGAGGGCGCGGCCGAGACCCGCGTTCCCGTGCGGTGCACAGTTCACAGCGCGCAGGTGCCCCCCCTTGCCGCGGCGCGGTTTTCCATGCTGAACTTTTTTAATTACGAGGGGCTGGCCGCCCAGCACGGGGTGGAGCCGGGCGGTGAGGCGTATTGGCAGCTGTTCCGGCAATACGTGCGCGCGCAGCTTGAGATGCGCTGCACCCACATCCTGCTGCCCCCGGGCGAGGCGGTGTTCCAAAATGGGGTGCTGGCCGGCTTTGACTTTTCGGCGGCCGAGCGGGCGGGCCGCATTGCGCTGGAGGAGGGCGCGGTGAAGCTGTGCGGCGGCCACGTTGCCCACTGGCACGAGTGGGACGACAGCGAGTATTATCCCAATTGGGACGACAGCACCGGCGTGAGCACCCCGGAGGGCTACCTTCAAATGCGCCTGTATTTTACCAGGTGGGCGCAGATCGTACGCAGGAACGGCTGGCAGGGCTGCATGACCCAGGCCCTGGCGGACGAGCCGCAGACCCACAACGACGGCACCTACCGGATCCTGGCGGGGATGTTCCGTAAGTTTTTGCCCGGCGTGCCCATCATCGATGCGGTGGAAACGACCAACCTGGGGGGCGGTATTGACGTGTGGGTGCCCAAGCAGGACACCTATGAAAAATGGCGCGGCGCCTATGAAGCGCTGAAGGCTGCCGGGGAGGAGATGTGGTTTTACACCTGCGCGTTCCCCGCAGGACCCATTATGAACCGCAGCATGGACCTGCCCCTCACGGCGAGCCGCGCGGTGCTGTGGATGGGGGCGCTCTACCGCCTCACCGGCTTTCTGCACTGGGGGTTCAACTACTACATCGGCGATGACCTGCGGCACAGCGCCTGCTGCCCCCACAAGGGCGCGCTGCTGCCGGCGGGCGACGCGCACATCGTTTACCCGGGCCCGGCGGGGCCCTGGCGCAGCATGCGGTTTGAGGCCCAGCGGGCGGGAGCCGAGGAATGCGAGCTGCTGATGCAGGCCGCGGCGTCGGCCCCGACCGAGGCCGACGGCATCATCCGGAAGGTCTGCACCAGCTTCCGGGAGTATACCCGCCGGGGCGGCGAGCTGCTGAGCGCGCGGGAAGAGCTGTTCAGCCTGCTGGAAAGCGGGGTGAGCCGCCATGGCTGATACGCAATGGTTCCGGCAGGCGCGCTTTGGCCTGTTCCTTCATTGGGGGCTGTATGCGGCGCACGCCAGGGGCGAGTGGTACGCAAGCATGGAACGGGTGCCCCCGGAGGAATACGACCGGGCGTTCGGCGCGTTTGATGCGGCCGATTACGACCCCCGGGCCTGGGCCCGCATGGCAAGGCAGGCGGGGATGAAGTACGCCGTGCTCACCGCAAAGCACCACGAGGGGTTTTGCCTGTTCGACTCGGCCTATACCGATTACAAAGCGACCAATACCCCCGCGGGGCGCGACCTGGTGCGGGAATATCTGGAGGCCTTCCGCGCCGAGGGCCTGCGGGTCGGCCTTTATTACTCGCTGGTGGACTGGCATCACCCCGATTACCCGGCCTATGCCGACCCCTTCCACCCCTTGCGGGGCAGTGAAGCGCGCCGGCGTGAACAATGCGATTTTGAGCGCTATCTGGCCTATCTGCACGCACAGGTGCGGGAACTGTGCACCGGTTATGGCAAGCTGGACCTCCTCTGGTTCGATTTCTCCTACGAGGGCCATACCGGGGAGGACTGGCACGCCCGGGAATTGGTGGAGATGGTGCGGGCGCTGCAGCCCGGCATTTTGCTGAACAGCCGGCTGGAAGCGAGCGGCGGCTCGCTGGGAAGCCTTCTCTCCGGGCGGCCCACCCCCTGGGCCGGCGATTTTGCAACCCCGGAGCAGATCGTTCCGCCGGCGCCCCTTGCGGGCCCGGATGGAGCGCCGGTGTGCTGGGAGGCCTGTCAGACCATGAACAACAGTTTTGGCTACACCGAGGCCGACCACGCCTACAAGAGCGCGGGGGTGTGCATCCGGCAGCTGGCGGACTGTGTTTCCAAAGGGGGGAACTATCTGCTGAACGTGGGGCCCAATGCCCGGGGCGCCCTGCCCGCCCCGGCGCAGGAGATCCTGCGGGAGATCGGGGCCTGGATGCGCTGCAACGGCGAGAGCATTTACGGGTGCGGCGCTGCGGACCCGGCTGTTTCGGCCTTTGGCTGCCGGGCGACTGCAAAAGGGAAAACGGTGTATCTGCATGTGATGCAGCAGCCGGTGGGCCCGCTGGCCCTTCGGGGAATCGCCCCGGAGCAGATCCGCCGCGCCAGCCTGCTGTATTCCGGCAGCCAGGTGGAGGTGCTGCAGGAGGGCTGGGCCGCAGCGAATTACCCGGGGTACACTTTTTTGAGCCTGGCGGCCCGGGCGAACGAAACGCAGCCGCTGCCCGACGCCGCGGATACGGTGGTAAAGCTGGAGCTGCGCTGAGAAAAAAGCAGACACAAAAAAGCCCTGCAGCCGCTGGTCCTGAGCGAAACAGGACGGGCGGCTGCAGGGTGCTTTTGTGGGAGCAGATCGGCCGGCCAGGGAAACTGACGCTTTTGCAGCAAGCCTATCCTGCCGGGTGAACCCCAGTTTCTGTAAAAATTAAACCGTTTCAATAAAATCTTTCGGCAGAATGCCCATCAAGTGCAAAGGAATTTATCTGTTTTGGATAAAAAGTTTTTCGGATTTCACAAGCCGCAAGCCGGTTTTCGTAAGAATCAACGAAAGTAAGCGGTTTGCGTAAAATAACCTTGGATACGATTGACGGCGCTTTTGGGGGGTGATACACTGAGGGCGTTGAGAGATAAAACGTTTTAGCAGACCGCTTCTTTTTCCCGCGGGCTTCTCCCCCTGCGGAGCGGCAGACCGGTTAAAACGTTTTATCCATGGCGTTCCATCACAAATACAGAAAGGCGGCGGGCGGATGAAGCGGGCGACCATCAAGGACGTGGCACAGGCCACCGGTTATTCCATCGCCACAGTGTCGCTGGTCATCAACAATAAACCGGTGAGCATTCCGCGGACCACGCGGGACAGCATTTTGAAGGCGGCCGAAGCGCTGCATTACCGCCCCAACCAGTTGGCGGTGAGTATGATCACCAAGCGAAGCAAGGTGCTGGGGCTCATCATTCCCGACAACAGCAACGAGTTTTTTGCGGAGCTGTCAAAATCCATCGAGCGGGCGGCGCGCCGCGCGGGCTACGGCCTGATTTACGGGAACAGCGCCAACGATTCCCAGCGCGACCTGGCCTATATGAGAATGTTTGCCGACCGCCAGGTGGACGGCATCATCCTGGCGAGATCCGCCGCCCTGCTGTACGGGGACGACGAAAAATCCGCGGCTTACATGCAGGAGAGCGCGATCCCCTTTATCACGGTGGACCGCGCCGTGCCGGGCAGCGGCGCTGCCAGCGTGAGCGCCGACCACTTCCGCGGCGGTTATATCGCCACCCGCCATTTGCTGGAGCTGGGGCACCGGCGCATCGGCGCTTATACCGGCCCCAGCGACGTTGCCAGCAGCAACGAGCGTTTGGCAGGCTACCGCGCCGCCCTTACAGAGGCGGGCGTGCCCTTTTGCGAGGAATTTGTGGTGGAGGGCAATTATCAGCTGGGCGGCGAGCGCCGGGCCCTCACCAAATTCCTCAACCAGCGCGTCAGCGCTGTGTTCAGCTTCAACGACCTGATGGCCTTCGGCCTTTACCGGGAGATGCGCGCCGCGCACCTTTCGGTGCCGGGCGATCTGTCGATCGTGGGGTTTGACAATGTTTTTTTCGGCGACCTGGTGGATCCGCCCCTCACCACCGTGAGCCAGCCGGTGGCCGAGATGGGCGCCTGCGTTGTGCGAACGCTGCTGGAGCTGATCGAGCATCACACGCTGGGGCAGGAGCAGCAGCACCAGGTGTTCCCGCCGCGGCTGGTGGTGCGCGGGAGCACGGCGCCCTATCGGGAAAAGGAGGTGTGACGCAATGAGGATTTTGAATCTGGGCTCTCTGAACTACGACAAGGTTTACCACGTGGAGCATTTTGCCCGCGCCGGCGAGACCATTTTGGCCGGGGAGCATGCGGTGTTTTTAGGAGGAAAGGGCCTCAACCAGTCGGTGGCGCTGGCGCGCGCCGGCGCCGAGGTCTACCACGCGGGCGCGGTGGGCAGCGATGGCGGCCCCCTGCGCGAGCAGCTGGAGGCCGCCGGGGCCGACACCCGGTATCTGCTGCAGCTGGACACCGCGAGCGGCCACGCGGTCATCCAGCTGGCCGCGGGCCAGAACTGCATCATCGTTTGCGGCGGCGCCAACCGGCAGCTCACCGACCCCTATATCGACGGGGTGCTCGACGCCTTCGGACCCGGGGACCTGCTGCTGGTACAGAACGAGACCGCCTGCGTGGCCCACGCCATGCGCGCGGCCAAAGCCCGCGGCATGCAGGTGGCGTTCAACGCCTCCCCCATCACGGACGAATTGTTCAGTTACCCGCTGGAATTGGCGGACTATTTTCTGATCAACGAGATCGAGGGCATGGCCCTGGCGGGCACGGAGGAAAAAGACTTCGGCGCCATTCTGGACCGGCTGGCTGCGCGCTACAAGGCCGCCATCATTCTTACGGTGGGCGCGGCCGGGGCGTATTACCGCCGGGGTGCCGAGACCTGCCATGCGGGCATTTTTGAGGTGCCGGTGGTGGATACCACCGCGGCGGGCGATACCTTCTGCGGCTTCTTTTTGGCCGCCGTGGCCCGGGGCCTGGCCCCCGCCGACGCATTGAAGCTGGCCAGCGGCGCCTCCAGCCTTGCCGTTAGCCGCGAGGGCGCGGCCAACAGCATCCCCACCTGGGAGGAGGTGCGGAAATTCCTGGCCACATGAGCTTTTCAGCATCGTTAAAACGTTTTAATGATAATCCCGGCCGATCTATTTCCGAAAAGGCAGAAAGGGGAGGTGAGGATACGGAAAAACTGCGCTGGAAGCGGCGGGCCCAACAGCAAAAGATGAAAGAAACGCAGGACCATCAGACCAAAGCGGGCGGCGGACAGAGCCCCCGCAGAAAGGAACCTCAAAATGAGTATTGATTTTAAAGCGCTGGAACAACGTTTGGCCTATCCCCCCGCCGGAAAACTACGGGTGGTGATCGACACCGACGCCTACAACGAAGTGGACGATCAATTTGCCATTGCCTGGGCTTTGCGCAGCCCTGAACGGATGAAGGTGGAAGCGGTGTATGCCGCGCCGTTCTGCTCGCTGGCCTTTGCCAACTTTTTTGGGATCCCGGCCGGAGCCCCCAGCGAGGATGTGAAAAAGCTGATCCATTGGGCGGACACCCCCTGCGATGGGATGGAACAAAGTTATCAGGAAATTAAAAATCTGTTTGCACTTTTGGGCGAGGACGCCGCCGGGCGCGTGTATCGCGGTTCACCCGAATACCTGAAAGACAAGCAAACCCCCGTGGCCAGCGAGGCTGCGCGTGACCTGGCGGCCCGAGCCATGGCCAGCGACGAGCCCCTGTATGTATTGGCGATCGGCGCCATTACGAATGTGGCTTCGGCGCTGTTGCTGGAGCCCGCGATCAAAGATCGGATCGTTGTGGTTTGGCTGGGCGGCCAGCCGCTGCACTTTCCCAGGACGGTGGAATTTAATCTGATCCAGGATATTAAGGCGGCGCAGGTCGTGCTGGACAGCGGGGTTCCCCTTGTATTGATCCCCTGCATGACCGTGGCCTCCGCCCTCACCGTTTCTGCCGAGGAACTGAACGGACGCCTGAACGGCAAAAGCCGCATTGGTACCTATCTGGCGGACACAGTGATCAACTGCTTTGATGACAAAACCATTCCCACGGCCACGATCATGATGAAAAAAAGCTATCTCGGCGGCTTGGACGACGTGCCCGACAAGGTGGCCGCACAGTTCCCCACCGTGCGCACTTCCTGGACCCGCATCATCTGGGATATTTCTACTGCGGCATACCTGATGAATCCCAACTGGTGCCTCACCACGGAGGTGCCCGCGCCGGTTCTGACGGACGACGGGCGCTGGCAAGCGGGAGAAGGCCGCCACCCCATTCGGGTCTGCAATTATATCTTCCGCGACCCAATTTTCGGAGATCTGTTTGCCAAACTGGATAAAGATTAGAAACAGCTGCGCTTTCCCCCGGGGTTCGGCCCTATGCGGGGCCGAACCCCGGGGGCTGTAAAAAGCAAAATCCCTGCAGACTGAAAAGCCTGCAGGGATTTTGCTGGTGCGCTGGAAGGGATTCGAACCCCCGACCTTTTGGTTCGTAGCCAAACACTCTATCCAACTGAGCTACCAGCGCAAGTGCAAGGTATATACTATCATTCGGGCGGGGTTTTGTCAATGGATTTTCGAAAAAAACTTTTTTGCCCGGGAAATTAAAAATGCACATGCACAATATATTCCACCGAGATCTACCTTATTATAATAGATATGGGGGAAAGGCGCGCACAGCCCCGCTTTTGCAGGATCTGGGAGGCGCGTAAAATCCTGTGAAGTTTACAAAACACGTTGACAAATTTAGCAGAATAAAGTATCATATCCTTATATCTGTACGCAGACGGTGAACTTTGCCAGCGCCGCCGCGTTCTTTTTTTCGCAAAGTTGTATGCGGCACACGGTCAATCGTGTACGCCTGCGCACAGAGCATCCGTTTTACCGCCCGATCGCGGCGGTGGGAAAGAACCAAGACAAGGAGTGAAACGGAATGGCAAAATACGCCATTAAGCGCATCTTCCTGGGGCTGCTGACCTTGTTTATTGTGGCGACCCTTACGTTTTTCCTCATGAATGCGGTGCCGGGCGGCCCCTTCGTGGCGGAAAAATCCATCAGCCCTGCGGCGCAGGCGGCTTTGGAGGCAAAGTACAACCTGGATAAGCCCATCCTGGAGCGATACGGGATTTACATGAGCGATCTGCTGCACGGAGATATGGGCCCCAGCCTGAAGCAGCGCGGCCGTGACGTGAGCACGATCATTTCCACCAAATTCCCCGTGTCGGCCAGGCTGGCGCTGTGGGCTGTGGCGGTGGCCGTGTGCGTGGGCATCCCCATTGGGTGCCTGGCCGCGTATCACCGGGGCAAATGGGCGGATAACGCCATCATCTTTTTTGCCACCTGCGGCATTGCGGTGCCAAGCTTTGTGACGAGTACGATATTGATCTATTCGTTCGGGCTGAAGCTGGGGTGGCTGCCAACCATCGGCCTGAGCGGGCCGCTGAATTACATTATGCCGGTGACGGCCCTGGCGTTCTACCCCACCGCTTACATTGCCCGGCTTATGCGCTCGAGCCTTTTGGATGTGATGGGCCAGGATTACATGCGCACCGCCAAGGCAAAGGGCGTTTCGAACTTCAAAACCCTGTTCAAGCACGCTCTGCGCAACGCCATCCTGCCGGTGGTGACCTACGTGGGCCCCATGCTGGCCCAGCTGCTCACCGGCAGCTTTGTGGTGGAAAAGATCTTTACCATTCCGGGGCTGGGCAAGGAATTTGTTTCGGCCATTACCAACCGGGATTATACCATGATCATGGGCACCACCATCTTCCTGGCGTTCCTGGTCATTACCGCGAATGTGGTGGTCGATATCGTGTATAAGTTCATCGACCCGCGCATCAAGCTGAAGTGAGGAGGATACGGCAATGGATATGAAGAAGAATCCTTTGAGCTTTCAGCTCAAGCTTGACCCGGAGGATTTTCTGCCCGCAACCAAAAACGAGCAGGAACAGCTGGTGGTCATGCGCGAGAGCGTGAGCTTTTGGAAGGACGGCATGCGCCGGTTCCGCAAAAACAAGGTCGCCATGGTGAGCCTGGTTGTGATCGTGATTATCATGATCTTTGCGTTCATCGTGCCCTCGTTCTACCCCTACACCTACCGCGACCAGATCCGCGGCTCGGAGAACCTGGCCCCCATGCAGTATTCGCAGCAGGAGCTGGAGCGCATGGAAGCGGGCGAGAGCGTGTTCCCGCACATCTGCGGCACCGACAAGCTGGGCCGCGACTACGCCATCCGCCTGATGCTGGGCGCCCGCATCAGCCTGCTGGTGGGCCTGGTGGCCAGCTTCCTGATTTTGATCATCGGCTCGGTCTACG
This window of the Oscillospiraceae bacterium genome carries:
- a CDS encoding histidine kinase, encoding MRNRLFRWLSPSRGRLRTKLLWVYFLLVALPLGLFTLYAYLRVRGAVEQQTFAAAQNAFDDTRLSLQQIFSELDGVLGILSSDPLVYAMASNDPGDFTYIRRLEDSDQLSLTFRHLCDLSGVGRIRLYVNNDYPYAASQSGIVQISEVENSGWFGLLSEQGGRRWFSPPDFADQPAGEREWYSSMQVIYNPREVNTPLAVLRADVDAGRIARLAGDTSITENGTLFLLRGSEVLYSTSPAPAGADLAELVGNLPPCGSGRWDRIRVGGKSYYAQCSALSDPTWHMVSVLPTDDVLRLSRQLRTGMLLVVIVLAVAAYALAYTISRSSLERISLLTRTMQAVEKGDVTARLEPIGDDEIAQLMGSFSQMMERIDTLMEEKVEQGRQIKNLELKALQAQINPHFLYNSLDLINCTAIANDVPQISHMVHELSQFYRLSLSRGREVIPLADELRHAQLYVDIQNMRFEGRVRAEWQLDPAAGRCRVIKIILQPLIENAIIHGIFETPAKTGRLLVRTCREEGRVVIVIQDDGAGMDEATRLANFAPPPPGGIAETVGGYGVRNIYDRLRIAYGAPYGLFCESRPGKGTTVTVIIPAIEPEEPEEEDAL
- a CDS encoding alpha-L-fucosidase; amino-acid sequence: MADTQWFRQARFGLFLHWGLYAAHARGEWYASMERVPPEEYDRAFGAFDAADYDPRAWARMARQAGMKYAVLTAKHHEGFCLFDSAYTDYKATNTPAGRDLVREYLEAFRAEGLRVGLYYSLVDWHHPDYPAYADPFHPLRGSEARRREQCDFERYLAYLHAQVRELCTGYGKLDLLWFDFSYEGHTGEDWHARELVEMVRALQPGILLNSRLEASGGSLGSLLSGRPTPWAGDFATPEQIVPPAPLAGPDGAPVCWEACQTMNNSFGYTEADHAYKSAGVCIRQLADCVSKGGNYLLNVGPNARGALPAPAQEILREIGAWMRCNGESIYGCGAADPAVSAFGCRATAKGKTVYLHVMQQPVGPLALRGIAPEQIRRASLLYSGSQVEVLQEGWAAANYPGYTFLSLAARANETQPLPDAADTVVKLELR
- a CDS encoding LacI family transcriptional regulator; its protein translation is MKRATIKDVAQATGYSIATVSLVINNKPVSIPRTTRDSILKAAEALHYRPNQLAVSMITKRSKVLGLIIPDNSNEFFAELSKSIERAARRAGYGLIYGNSANDSQRDLAYMRMFADRQVDGIILARSAALLYGDDEKSAAYMQESAIPFITVDRAVPGSGAASVSADHFRGGYIATRHLLELGHRRIGAYTGPSDVASSNERLAGYRAALTEAGVPFCEEFVVEGNYQLGGERRALTKFLNQRVSAVFSFNDLMAFGLYREMRAAHLSVPGDLSIVGFDNVFFGDLVDPPLTTVSQPVAEMGACVVRTLLELIEHHTLGQEQQHQVFPPRLVVRGSTAPYREKEV
- the rbsK gene encoding ribokinase — translated: MRILNLGSLNYDKVYHVEHFARAGETILAGEHAVFLGGKGLNQSVALARAGAEVYHAGAVGSDGGPLREQLEAAGADTRYLLQLDTASGHAVIQLAAGQNCIIVCGGANRQLTDPYIDGVLDAFGPGDLLLVQNETACVAHAMRAAKARGMQVAFNASPITDELFSYPLELADYFLINEIEGMALAGTEEKDFGAILDRLAARYKAAIILTVGAAGAYYRRGAETCHAGIFEVPVVDTTAAGDTFCGFFLAAVARGLAPADALKLASGASSLAVSREGAANSIPTWEEVRKFLAT
- a CDS encoding peptide ABC transporter permease; protein product: MAKYAIKRIFLGLLTLFIVATLTFFLMNAVPGGPFVAEKSISPAAQAALEAKYNLDKPILERYGIYMSDLLHGDMGPSLKQRGRDVSTIISTKFPVSARLALWAVAVAVCVGIPIGCLAAYHRGKWADNAIIFFATCGIAVPSFVTSTILIYSFGLKLGWLPTIGLSGPLNYIMPVTALAFYPTAYIARLMRSSLLDVMGQDYMRTAKAKGVSNFKTLFKHALRNAILPVVTYVGPMLAQLLTGSFVVEKIFTIPGLGKEFVSAITNRDYTMIMGTTIFLAFLVITANVVVDIVYKFIDPRIKLK